A portion of the Pseudobacteroides sp. genome contains these proteins:
- a CDS encoding YmaF family protein, whose product MDTSMNVINMSGDEQSHVHEFEGSTHLAEAGVDRHNHRFAGVTGEAIPIGNGRHVHDFRSNTDFFENHHHMIKGRTGSDIRLPDGKHIHFVDSVTTVNDGHRHEFEFATLIGPSPITD is encoded by the coding sequence ATGGATACGTCAATGAATGTTATTAATATGTCAGGGGATGAACAAAGCCATGTACACGAATTCGAAGGGAGCACCCACCTGGCAGAAGCAGGTGTAGATAGACATAACCATCGTTTTGCTGGAGTTACTGGTGAAGCAATTCCTATAGGCAATGGAAGACATGTTCATGATTTTCGAAGTAATACAGATTTCTTTGAAAATCACCATCATATGATTAAGGGTAGGACTGGCTCAGATATTAGATTACCAGATGGTAAACATATTCATTTTGTAGATTCAGTAACAACTGTTAATGATGGACACCGGCATGAGTTCGAATTTGCAACTTTAATAGGTCCAAGTCCTATAACTGATTAG